One window of Camelina sativa cultivar DH55 chromosome 4, Cs, whole genome shotgun sequence genomic DNA carries:
- the LOC104782846 gene encoding uncharacterized protein At2g29880-like: MGDSQKSKEKGSYSQWGPEETKVLVELLVDGVHRNWRDNSGNFSKLIVEQNFLPVLSERLGCQKNHNQYLSRWKYLRERYNHYLDLQRFNSGFGWDPEMKKFTAPDEVWEEYFKKHPKHKHLRYESNERFEDLQLIFGCGLATGGSAIGMGDTTDDRSFIGESKRVRDNIIGDEAFEPSSQDPSASRECDISPPFQGTNPKGRLGKLPTKKRPRTLATSNVDKLKTDEEDPMIIVSNKILNVIQQR; this comes from the exons ATGGGAGATTCCCAAAAGAGTAAGGAAAAGGGTTCATATAGTCAATGGGGACCAGAAGAGACAAAAGTGCTAGTAGAGTTACTTGTTGATGGAGTTCACCGAAACTGGCGTGATAATAGCGGTAACTTTAGCAAGTTAATTGTGGAGCAAAATTTTTTACCAGTTCTTAGTGAAAGACTTGGATgccaaaaaaatcacaatcagTACCTAAGTAGATGGAAATACTTGAGAGAAAGGTACAACCATTATTTAGATCTTCAACGCTTCAATTCTGGATTTGGATGGGATCCTGAAATGAAAAAGTTCACTGCTCCGGATGAAGTGTGGGAAGAGTACTTCAAG AAACATCCTAAACATAAACATCTACGATATGAGTCAAACgaaagatttgaagatcttCAACTCATATTTGGATGTGGCTTAGCTACCGGTGGTTCCGCTATTGGAATGGGTGATACCACTGATGATCGAAGCTTTATTGGGGAGAGTAAAAGAGTGAGAGATAACATAATCGGTGATGAAGCTTTTGAACCATCATCTCAAGATCCATCAGCATCAAGAGAATGTGATATATCACCACCCTTTCAAGGCACCAATCCCAAAGGTCGGTTGGGCAAACTTCCAACAAAGAAGAGGCCTAGAACCTTAGCTACTAGTAATGTGGATAAGCTGAAAACTGATGAGGAGGACCCTATGATCATAGTTAGTAATAAGATCCTAAATGTCATACAACAAAGATAA
- the LOC104782842 gene encoding protein FAR1-RELATED SEQUENCE 5 isoform X1 has protein sequence MEDEEDPAATKKNSSNNTDDDDDDFDIEPREGIEFESEDAAKIFYDDYSRRLGFVMRVMSCRRSEKDGKILARRFGCNKEGHCISIRGKLGSVRKPRPSTREGCKAMIHVKYDRSGKWVITKFVKEHNHPLVVSPREARQTLDEKDKRIQELTIELRNKKRLCAAYREQLDAFARIVEEHSDQIAKKVENVVNSLKEFEPIDRELLRSKQDAI, from the exons A TGGAAGATGAGGAGGATCCAGCAGCAACGAAGAAgaacagcagcaacaacacagatgatgatgatgatgattttgacaTAGAGCCTCGTGAAGGTATTGAATTTGAATCCGAGGATGCTGCTAAGATTTTCTATGATGATTACTCTAGACGTTTAGGTTTTGTGATGCGTGTAATGTCTTGCCGAAGATCCGAGAAGGATGGAAAGATTCTTGCTCGAAGATTTGGTTGTAACAAAGAAGGTCACTGTATTAGTATCCGTGGTAAGCTTGGATCAGTTAGGAAACCAAGACCAAGCACTAGAGAAGGTTGCAAGGCCATGATTCATGTTAAGTATGACCGTTCTGGCAAATGGGTCATTACCAAATTTGTCAAAGAACATAACCATCCACTTGTTGTTTCACCTCGCGAGGCTCGCCAAACTCTG GACGAAAAGGATAAGAGAATTCAAGAACTGACGATAGAGCTGCGAAACAAGAAGCGCTTATGTGCAGCATACAGGGAGCAGCTAGATGCGTTTGCAAGGATTGTCGAAGAGCATAGTGATCAGATAGCCAAGAAAGTTGAGAACGTAGTGAACAGTTTGAAAGAATTCGAACCTATAGACCGTGAGCTATTGCGAAGTAAACAAGATGCCATCTAA
- the LOC104782842 gene encoding protein FAR1-RELATED SEQUENCE 7 isoform X2, with product MEDEEDPAATKKNSSNNTDDDDDDFDIEPREGFVMRVMSCRRSEKDGKILARRFGCNKEGHCISIRGKLGSVRKPRPSTREGCKAMIHVKYDRSGKWVITKFVKEHNHPLVVSPREARQTLDEKDKRIQELTIELRNKKRLCAAYREQLDAFARIVEEHSDQIAKKVENVVNSLKEFEPIDRELLRSKQDAI from the exons A TGGAAGATGAGGAGGATCCAGCAGCAACGAAGAAgaacagcagcaacaacacagatgatgatgatgatgattttgacaTAGAGCCTCGTGAAG GTTTTGTGATGCGTGTAATGTCTTGCCGAAGATCCGAGAAGGATGGAAAGATTCTTGCTCGAAGATTTGGTTGTAACAAAGAAGGTCACTGTATTAGTATCCGTGGTAAGCTTGGATCAGTTAGGAAACCAAGACCAAGCACTAGAGAAGGTTGCAAGGCCATGATTCATGTTAAGTATGACCGTTCTGGCAAATGGGTCATTACCAAATTTGTCAAAGAACATAACCATCCACTTGTTGTTTCACCTCGCGAGGCTCGCCAAACTCTG GACGAAAAGGATAAGAGAATTCAAGAACTGACGATAGAGCTGCGAAACAAGAAGCGCTTATGTGCAGCATACAGGGAGCAGCTAGATGCGTTTGCAAGGATTGTCGAAGAGCATAGTGATCAGATAGCCAAGAAAGTTGAGAACGTAGTGAACAGTTTGAAAGAATTCGAACCTATAGACCGTGAGCTATTGCGAAGTAAACAAGATGCCATCTAA
- the LOC104782845 gene encoding uncharacterized protein LOC104782845, giving the protein MNGTHRHHLLQLVLSCRKITAQVTQPGSSTIVAMASSSEQEFLARSRANLYRFPHSNNFWDSKTASRVGEKLGLRLRELDVDAVSINADEEISRPIHHRKRVLPLFDSVRRTGIRVDGTEQLNDVGVPVIVIPRN; this is encoded by the coding sequence ATGAATGGGACTCACCGTCACCATCTACTTCAACTGGTCTTATCATGCCGTAAAATCACAGCACAAGTAACTCAACCAGGATCTTCAACGATCGTAGCCATGGCTTCATCCTCCGAACAAGAGTTCCTAGCCAGAAGCCGTGCTAATCTCTACCGTTTCCCTCATTCCAACAATTTCTGGGACTCAAAGACCGCCTCACGCGTCGGCGAGAAGCTTGGCCTTCGTTTAAGAGAGCTTGATGTCGACGCTGTCTCCATTAATGCAGACGAAGAGATCTCTCGACCTATTCATCATCGTAAGAGGGTTCTTCCCTTGTTTGATTCCGTTCGTCGTACCGGTATTAGAGTCGACGGAACTGAGCAATTGAATGATGTTGGTGTTCCGGTTATTGTAATTCCCAGAAATTAG
- the LOC104782841 gene encoding F-box/kelch-repeat protein At2g43270-like encodes MIYIVPELLEEIFLGLPLKSILKFKTVSKQWRSILESKLFVERRMNVQNNNNRRKILAVNDRNKSGFESDEEIDMVYLNYCNDDATRPSLTCEGLFCIPEPGWINVLNPSTRQLRRFPCTPDHPVPSFILEHQLRDKPYLTFFPGNWAMGFGRDKVTDCYKVVRMCFFPVEECEVLDLETGEWRKLNPPPHRVDVGRKSVCVNGSIYWLYTFWCFKLLALNLHTLEFRNVSVPGTWFNWEIHMVNLEGRLAIVKTKNAPEWELEILSMIDSQGDIWSKTHSIKLASIIINNHPCWFTLVTVSKFGNLVFYDNHKRLFKYHPAKDEICCLSSNISVISPYVENLVPLPGSGPNPEDWTSTCGLFSKQPELGRINFRFLINFRFLFTTLVVVGYYYFR; translated from the exons ATGATTTACATAGTTCCCGAGCTACTAGAAGAAATTTTTCTTGGATTGCCTTTGAAATCAATACTCAAATTCAAAACTGTTTCAAAACAATGGAGATCAATCCTGGAATCGAAGTTGTTCGTGGAGAGGCGTATGAATgttcagaacaacaacaaccgcCGGAAAATCCTGGCTGTCAATGACCGTAACAAGTCGGGATTCGAAAGTGACGAAGAGATCGATATGGTTTATTTAAACTACTGTAATGATGATGCCACACGACCGTCCCTGACATGTGAGGGTTTGTTCTGCATCCCAGAACCAGGTTGGATCAATGTTTTGAACCCATCGACTAGACAACTCCGGCGATTCCCTTGTACCCCAGATCATCCCGTGCCTTCCTTTATTCTTGAACATCAGCTAAGAG ACAAACCATACCTCACTTTCTTTCCGGGAAATTGGGCTATGGGATTCGGTAGAGACAAAGTTACGGATTGCTACAAAGTGGTGAGGATGTGTTTTTTTCCTGTTGAAGAATGCGAGGTTCTTGATCTTGAAACTGGTGAATGGAGGAAACTTAATCCACCTCCTCACAGGGTTGACGTGGGAAGGAAGTCAGTGTGTGTGAATGGGTCAATCTACTGGTTGTACACTTTCTGGTGTTTCAAATTACTAGCCTTGAACCTTCACACACTAGAGTTCCGCAATGTGTCGGTTCCAGGTACGTGGTTCAATTGGGAAATCCACATGGTGAACCTTGAAGGCCGTCTAGCCAtagtcaaaaccaaaaatgCGCCAGAATGGGAACTAGAAATACTCAGCATGATAGATTCTCAAGGAGATATATGGAGTAAGACTCACTCCATAAAGTTAGCCAGTATCATTATTAACAACCACCCATGTTGGTTCACGCTGGTCACAGTTTCTAAGTTTGGGAATCTTGTCTTTTATGACAATCACAAGAGGTTGTTCAAATATCATCCAGCGAAAGATGAGATTTGCTGTCTCTCCTCAAATATTTCGGTTATATCTCCTTACGTCGAGAATTTGGTACCACTTCCAGGATCAGGACCTAATCCGGAGGATTGGACATCTACTTGCGGATTGTTTTCGAAGCAACCAGAGCTCGGGAGGATCAACTTTCGGTTTTT GATCAACTTTCGGTTTTTGTTTACCACTTTAGTTGTAGTTGGTTATTACTATTTTAGATAA
- the LOC104782844 gene encoding calmodulin-like protein 5 produces the protein MVRIFVLYNILNSFLLSLVPKKLRSLFPLSWFDKTLHKNSPPSPPTMLPSPSSSSSSVPTKRIDPSELKRVFQMFDKNGDGRITKEELNDSLENLGIYIPDKDLTQMIHKIDANGDGCVDIDEFESLYSSIVDEHQNDGETEEENMKDAFNVFDQDGDGFITVEELKSVMASLGLKQGKTLDGCKKMIMQVDADGDGRVNYKEFLQMMKGGGFSSSN, from the coding sequence ATGGTGAGAATATTTGTTCTCTACAACATACtaaactcttttcttctctctttagtACCAAAGAAGCTACGAAGTCTCTTCCCTCTCTCTTGGTTCGACAAAACTCTCCACAAGAACTCACCACCGTCCCCGCCAACGATGTTACCGTCTCCTTCCTCTTCGTCGTCGTCTGTGCCGACGAAAAGAATAGATCCGTCCGAGCTCAAACGGGTTTTTCAGATGTTCGACAAGAACGGCGACGGTAGAATCACAAAGGAAGAGCTCAACGACTCACTTGAGAATCTAGGTATCTACATACCAGACAAAGATCTTACTCAAATGATTCATAAGATTGACGCAAACGGTGATGGATGCGTCGACATAGACGAGTTCGAGTCGTTGTACAGCTCGATCGTAGACGAGCATCAGAACGatggagaaacagaggaagagaataTGAAAGACGCGTTTAACGTGTTTGACCAAGATGGAGATGGGTTTATCACTGTGGAGGAGTTGAAATCTGTGATGGCTTCCTTAGGACTCAAGCAAGGGAAAACCCTAGATGGTTGTAAGAAGATGATTATGCAAGTTGATGCAGATGGTGATGGTAGAGTCAATTACAAGGAGTTTCTTCAGATGATGAAAGGTGGTGGCTTTAGCAGCAGTAATTGA
- the LOC109132561 gene encoding putative nuclease HARBI1: MAKPGLTVSAKIRESTRYYPYFKDCVGAIDGTHIHAMVPADDAPSYRNRKGYTSQNVLAACNFDLEFIYVLSGWEGTAHDSKVLSDALTRSKSKLPVPEGKYYLVDCGFANRRNFLAPFRGTRYHLQDFRGEGCDPSNQNELFNLRHASLRNVIERIFGIFKSRFLIFKSAPPFPFKVQAELVLACAGLHNFLRRECRSNEFPPEEYSDEETNIGHEENNYQENGDTGTLQSQQRDYANNWRDTIAANMWAEATGTGSMP; the protein is encoded by the exons ATGGCCAAACCTGGACTCACAGTTTCTGcaaaaataagagaaagtaCACGTTATTATCCTTATTTCAAG GATTGCGTTGGAGCTATCGACGGTACTCACATTCATGCAATGGTGCCTGCTGATGATGCACCAAGCTATCGTAATCGGAAAGGATATACATCACAAAATGTTCTTGCTGCTTGTAACTTTGATCTAGAGTTCATATATGTTCTTAGTGGATGGGAAGGTACAGCTCACGATTCAAAAGTATTAAGTGATGCTTTAACGAGAAGTAAGAGCAAGCTACCTGTTCCCGAAG GAAAATATTATCTAGTTGATTGTGGATTTGCAAATCGACGCAATTTTTTAGCTCCATTCAGGGGTACAAGGTATCATCTACAAGACTTTAGAGGTGAAGGTTGTGATCCTAGTAATCAAAATGAGTTATTCAACTTGCGTCATGCATCTTTGAGAAATGTGATTGAGAGAATTTTTGGTATCTTCAAATCCCGTTTTCTGATTTTCAAATCAGCACCGCCTTTTCCTTTTAAGGTACAAGCAGAACTCGTATTAGCTTGTGCTGGTTTACATAACTTTCTTCGTAGAGAATGTCGGTCCAATGAGTTTCCTCCCGAAGAATACAGTGATGAAGAAACCAATATCGGTCACGAAGAAAACAATTATCAGGAAAATGGAGATACAGGAACTCTCCAATCTCAGCAAAGAGATTATGCTAATAATTGGAGAGACACAATAGCTGCTAATATGTGGGCAGAAGCTACAGGAACAGGGAGCATGCCatga
- the LOC104782843 gene encoding nudix hydrolase 6 — MITQFTSSMDGEAQETHLLQGIPDNYGGVKVDLTEPMTIEDFVPKLRASLVAWRSQGKKGIWMKLADGLDNLIAPAKAEGFVCHHAEREYTMLTSWISELPNTLPANASRRIGVGAFVLNKNTREVLVVQEIDGHFKGTGVWKLPTGVINEGENIWEGALREVEEETGIKTKFVEVLAFRESHQAFLERKTDIFFLCELEPITFEIKIQDSEILAAKWMPIEEYVNQPWNQKKELFRFMANICLKRSQEMGYMGFSTVRTTGRENYLYCNSDHANLLNATRGLASTSTPTPR, encoded by the exons ATGATAACTCAGTTTACCTCAAG CATGGACGGAGAAGCTCAAGAGACCCATTTACTTCAAGGGATTCCAGACAATTATGGAGGTGTTAAGGTGGACTTGACGGAGCCAATGACTATTGAAGATTTTGTCCCAAAGCTGAGGGCTTCACTTGTCGCATGGAGAAGTCAG GGGAAGAAGGGAATATGGATGAAACTGGCTGATGGGCTTGACAATCTGATTGCACCAGCGAAAGCG GAAGGGTTTGTATGCCACCATGCCGAGAGGGAATACACAATGCTTACATCTTGGATCTCTGAGCTACCTAACACTCTTCCTGCCAATGCGTCCCGTCGTATTGGAGTTGGTGCTTTTGTCCTAAACAAGAATACCAGAGAG GTGCTCGTGGTCCAGGAGATTGATGGTCATTTCAAAGGTACAGGAGTGTGGAAACTACCTACCGGTGTTATTAACGAG GGTGAGAATATTTGGGAAGGAGCACTTAgggaagtggaagaagaaactggT ATTAAGACAAAATTTGTAGAAGTCTTGGCTTTCAG GGAAAGCCACCAAGCATTCTTGGAAAGAAAAACggatatatttttcttatgtgaGTTAGAACCAATCACTTTTGAAATCAAGATACAAGACTCTGAGATCTTGGCTGCTAAG TGGATGCCGATTGAGGAATATGTAAACCAACCCTGGAACCAGAAGAAAGAGTTGTTTAGGTTTATGGCTAACATCTGCTTGAAGAGATCGCAGGAGATGGGATACATGGGTTTCTCCACTGTCCGCACAACGGGTAGGGAGAACTATCTTTACTGCAACTCTGATCATGCCAACCTACTCAACGCAACGCGTGGCCTAGCCTCCACCTCCACTCCCACCCCTCGTTGA